Proteins found in one Sorghum bicolor cultivar BTx623 chromosome 1, Sorghum_bicolor_NCBIv3, whole genome shotgun sequence genomic segment:
- the LOC8086192 gene encoding upstream activation factor subunit spp27: protein MVSDSELVERLQEVLRSSDLNTTTTAALRRRLEEDFGADLSHKKAFIREQVDLFLAEVAAKDEPEEPKEEEPEEAPVPKEEEGEGVEEEGEGEGEEEEEEEEEEEEEDGDSSGARKKQRGNDGKKRGGGFTKLCSLSPALQEFVGASELARTEVVKKLWAYIRENNLQDQNNRRKILPDERLRKIFNVNSIDMFQMNKALTKHIWPLNSEGPVSPDRSTPKEKPQKRDRNEGKKQKGGSSGAGSGLLVPLQLSDDLVKFIGTGESMLSRSDVVKKMWDYIKENNLQDPSDRRKIICDEKLKDLLGVETFTGFTVSKLLAPHFTKTK, encoded by the exons ATGGTGTCGGACTCGGAGCTGGTGGAGCGGCTGCAGGAGGTGCTGCGGTCGTCGGACCTCAACACCACGACCACCGCTGCCCTGCGCCGCCGCCTCGAGGAGGACTTCGGTGCCGACCTCTCCCACAAGAAGGCCTTCATCCGGGAGCAGGTCGACCTCTTCCTCGCCGAGGTCGCTGCCAAGGACGAGCCGGAGGAGCCCAAGGAGGAGGAGCCCGAGGAGGCGCCGGTGCCTAAGGAGGAGGAGGGCGAGGGGGTGGAGGaagagggcgagggcgagggggaagaggaggaagaggaggaggaggaggaggaagaggaggatggGGATAGCAGCGGCGCCCGGAAGAAGCAGCG GGGTAATGATGGCAAGAAAAGGGGTGGTGGCTTTACAAAATTATGCAGTCTTTCCCCGGCACTTCAAGAGTTTGTCGGCGCCTCTGAGTTAGCCAGGACAGAG GTTGTCAAGAAGCTTTGGGCATATATTCGAGAAAATAATCTGCAAGACCAAAACAATAGGAGGAAGATTTTGCCCGATGAGAGATTGAGGAAGATCTTCAATGTCAATTCGATTGATATGTTCCAAATGAATAAAGCTTTGACCAAGCATATCTGGCCATTAAATTCTGAGG GTCCTGTCTCTCCTGACAGATCAACACCCAAAGAGaagccacaaaagagagacaggAATGAAG GAAAGAAGCAAAAGGGTGGCTCTTCAGGAGCTGGATCTGGTCTTCTTGTGCCCCTTCAACTTTCGGATGATTTAGTGAAATTTATCGGCACTGGTGAGAGCATGCTATCACGATCTGATGTCGTGAAGAAAATGTGGGACTACATAAAAGAGAACAACCTGCAG GATCCTTCTGATCGGAGGAAAATAATCTGCGATGAGAAACTGAAGGACCTATTAGGAGTTGAAACGTTCACCGGCTTTACTGTTTCAAAGCTGCTTGCCCCTCATTTTACCAAAACGAAGTAG
- the LOC110432018 gene encoding transcription factor HHO5-like yields the protein MGLDVGEIGMGLDLGLDLRLFAARTAGGMAAAAAKGAPAGIESCIRSLEEERKKIEVFRRELPLCARLLADVIDELKEEAAKRGGGDADAKADDGDKRKWMSTAQLWVDSEAKSDESDKEHQSEITSPEPKLLGGAPMPIRAVAAVPPLPPPFFRREDSSAGTCLSLVSPASKAPISPVATSDNASGRFCPTMPPSGSSGVTLHSQAQQQASRKARRCWSPELHRQFVAALHQLGGPQVATPKQIREVMQVDGLTNDEVKSHLQKYRLHNRRSPGVAPVSQPIMLVGGLWAPQEQSSSGSPQGPLQFSGSGVAISTATVGGDSSGSSSDEDDKSEGYSRKCV from the exons ATGGGGCTGGACGTCGGTGAGATCGGGATGGGCCTGGATCTGGGTCTCGACCTCAGGCTGTTCGCCGCGCGGACAGCCGGCGGgatggcggcggccgcggccaaGGGTGCGCCGGCGGGGATCGAGTCCTGTATCAGGAGCCTCGAGGAGGAGCGCAAGAAGATCGAGGTGTTCAGGCGCGAGCTCCCGCTCTGCGCGCGCCTCCTCGCCGACG TGATCGACGAGTTGAAGGAGGAGGCCGCCAAGAGAGGCGGAGGAGACGCGGACGCGAAGGCGGACGACGGCGACAAGCGGAAATGGATGAGCACCGCTCAGTTGTGGGTGGACAGCGAAGCCAAATCGGACGAG TCTGATAAGGAGCATCAGAGTGAAATCACCTCGCCGGAGCCCAAGTTGCTCGGTGGCGCACCCATGCCCATAAGGGCCGTTGCGGCTGTACCACCCCTGCCGCCGCCGTTCTTCAGGAGAGAAGACAGCTCTGCCGGCACTTGTCTGTCGTTGGTATCGCCGGCATCTAAGGCCCCGATTTCTCCCGTGGCTACCAGCGATAACGCCAGCGGCAGATTTTGTCCCACCATGCCACCATCTGGCTCTTCTGGGGTCACCTTGCACTCTCAGGCTCAGCAGCAGGCTAGCAGGAAGGCGAGGCGGTGCTGGTCGCCGGAGCTTCACCGGCAGTTCGTCGCCGCTTTGCATCAACTCGGCGGCCCTCAAG TTGCTACTCCGAAACAAATCAGGGAGGTGATGCAAGTGGACGGTCTTACAAATGATGAAGTGAAAAGCCATCTCCAG AAGTACCGGCTGCACAACAGAAGATCCCCCGGTGTTGCTCCGGTGAGCCAGCCGATCATGTTGGTGGGTGGCCTCTGGGCTCCACAGGAGCAAAGCAGCTCCGGTTCACCCCAGGGTCCGCTTCAGTTCTCGGGATCAGGTGTGGCCATTTCTACGGCCACCGTCGGCGGTGacagcagcggcagcagcagcgacgAAGACGACAAGTCCGAAGGCTACAGCCGGAAATGCGTGTAA